In Paucidesulfovibrio longus DSM 6739, a genomic segment contains:
- a CDS encoding MATE family efflux transporter has product MKPLQAPSLGRGALTADPVPGLVRRIAVPASIGFFFQTMYNVVDTFFTGTISTEALAALSISFPLYFLISASASGLATGATALIGQALGRDDEDRAQVLAVQSLSLALICGLLLCVLGWLLSRPAFAVLGAQGEEMRAGLDYMRTIFLGAPLFLLVQLANASLNAAGNTRIQRNFLIFGFFLNCGLDPWFIHGGLGLPAMGVAGVAWATVLIQGIGAVYIGSRAYRAGLLRMTGLRCLLPRPRTIGAILGQGLPASANSVTIGLGVFVILYFVGQFGAEAKAAYGAAVRVEQLVLVPTIGLSIAALTLAAQNHGAGRLDRVRESMNACLRYGAWLMAAGTLLVFFLAPGLMWIFSDAPQVQKAGADYLRIDALVLYGYVVIFVSTSTLQGMKHPLFAVGLGLFRQIVAPGLLFSLLIFRLEFGLTSLWWGIFAIVWISAGVALFWVRRTLAREERAAENESGPSPN; this is encoded by the coding sequence ATGAAGCCTCTGCAAGCGCCTTCTCTCGGCCGCGGCGCCCTGACCGCGGATCCCGTGCCGGGGCTGGTCCGCCGCATCGCCGTACCGGCCAGCATCGGTTTTTTCTTCCAGACCATGTACAATGTGGTGGACACCTTCTTCACGGGCACCATCTCCACCGAAGCCCTGGCCGCCCTGTCCATCTCCTTTCCGCTCTATTTCCTGATCTCGGCCTCGGCTTCCGGCCTGGCCACCGGAGCCACGGCCCTGATCGGCCAAGCCCTGGGCAGGGACGACGAGGACCGCGCCCAGGTGCTCGCGGTGCAGAGCCTCAGCCTGGCCCTGATCTGCGGCCTGCTCCTTTGCGTCCTCGGCTGGCTGCTGTCCCGTCCGGCCTTTGCCGTGCTCGGCGCGCAGGGCGAGGAAATGCGCGCGGGCCTGGACTACATGCGGACCATCTTCCTCGGCGCGCCCCTGTTCCTGCTCGTGCAGCTGGCCAACGCCTCGCTGAACGCGGCGGGCAACACCCGCATTCAGAGGAATTTCCTGATCTTCGGATTTTTCCTCAACTGCGGCCTCGACCCCTGGTTCATTCACGGGGGCCTGGGCCTGCCCGCCATGGGCGTGGCCGGAGTGGCCTGGGCCACGGTGCTCATCCAGGGCATAGGGGCCGTCTACATCGGCAGCAGGGCCTACCGGGCAGGGCTGCTGCGCATGACGGGCCTGCGCTGCCTGCTCCCGCGCCCGCGGACCATCGGCGCGATCCTGGGGCAGGGATTGCCCGCCAGCGCCAACTCCGTGACCATCGGACTCGGCGTGTTCGTCATCCTCTACTTCGTGGGCCAGTTCGGAGCCGAAGCCAAGGCCGCCTACGGCGCGGCGGTGCGCGTGGAGCAGCTCGTGCTCGTGCCGACCATCGGCCTCAGCATCGCTGCCCTGACCCTGGCCGCGCAGAACCACGGCGCGGGCAGACTCGACCGGGTGCGCGAATCCATGAACGCCTGCCTGCGCTACGGCGCCTGGCTCATGGCCGCGGGCACCCTGCTGGTCTTTTTTCTCGCTCCGGGGCTGATGTGGATATTCTCCGACGCGCCGCAGGTGCAGAAGGCCGGAGCGGACTACCTGCGCATCGACGCCCTGGTGCTGTACGGCTATGTGGTCATTTTCGTTTCCACGTCCACGCTTCAGGGCATGAAGCATCCCCTGTTCGCCGTGGGGCTCGGCCTGTTCCGGCAGATCGTCGCGCCGGGCCTTCTCTTCTCGCTGCTGATCTTCCGGCTGGAATTCGGACTGACCAGCCTCTGGTGGGGCATTTTCGCCATCGTCTGGATATCCGCCGGGGTGGCCCTGTTCTGGGTGCGGCGGACGCTCGCGCGCGAGGAGCGCGCCGCGGAGAACGAATCCGGGCCGAGCCCGAATTGA
- the cysS gene encoding cysteine--tRNA ligase → MRLYNTMSGGKEEFTPQNGNAVNMYVCGITAYDLCHIGHARSSVVFDVLVRYLRHKGYDVTFIRNFTDIDDKIIKRAAETDMDPAALAAKFIDEFYVDMDRLNVLRADVEPKCTEHIAEMIDLTGRLIEKGHAYAALNGDVYFRVRSFEGYGKLSGRKIEELESGARIAPGEQKEDPLDFALWKAAKPGEPSWDSPWGPGRPGWHLECSAMSEKYAPLPLDIHGGGQDLSFPHHENEIAQSEAATGKPFARYWVHNGFVQINSEKMSKSLGNFFTIRDILAQFHPETLRYFLLTMHYRSPLDFSFDALEEAEKGLKRVYAALRQMDEELTRSKWSKTELPAELSAELEKIESEWTRSMEDDLNTAGAMGQLFNAVRLSGRIVDDKALRKSEGAKALWQRIRSDVAEWAKVFGVFEREPAAFLDELKTSRAARKGIDPAKVEALMAARLEAKKAKNFEESDRIRDELAALGVEVKDTPQGPVWDA, encoded by the coding sequence ATGCGCCTGTACAATACCATGTCCGGCGGCAAGGAGGAGTTCACCCCGCAAAACGGCAATGCGGTGAACATGTACGTCTGCGGCATCACGGCCTACGACCTCTGCCATATCGGCCACGCCCGTTCCAGCGTGGTCTTCGACGTGCTCGTGCGCTACCTGCGCCACAAGGGCTACGACGTGACCTTCATCCGCAATTTTACGGACATCGACGACAAGATCATCAAGCGCGCCGCGGAAACGGACATGGATCCCGCCGCCCTGGCCGCCAAGTTCATCGACGAGTTCTATGTGGACATGGACCGCCTCAACGTGCTGCGGGCCGACGTGGAGCCCAAGTGCACCGAGCACATCGCCGAGATGATCGACCTGACCGGCCGGCTCATCGAAAAGGGACACGCCTACGCCGCGCTGAATGGGGACGTCTACTTCCGGGTGCGTTCCTTCGAAGGCTACGGCAAGCTTTCCGGCCGCAAGATCGAGGAGCTGGAGTCCGGCGCGCGCATCGCTCCGGGCGAGCAGAAGGAGGATCCCCTGGACTTCGCCCTTTGGAAGGCGGCCAAACCCGGCGAACCGTCCTGGGACAGCCCCTGGGGCCCGGGCCGTCCGGGCTGGCACCTGGAATGCTCGGCCATGAGCGAAAAGTACGCGCCCCTGCCCCTGGACATCCACGGCGGCGGGCAGGATCTTTCCTTTCCGCACCATGAGAACGAGATCGCCCAGTCCGAGGCGGCCACGGGCAAGCCCTTTGCCCGCTACTGGGTGCACAACGGCTTCGTGCAGATCAATTCCGAGAAAATGTCCAAGTCCCTGGGCAACTTCTTCACCATTCGCGACATTCTCGCCCAGTTCCACCCGGAAACCCTGCGCTATTTCCTGCTGACCATGCATTACCGCAGCCCGCTGGACTTTTCCTTCGACGCCCTGGAAGAGGCGGAAAAGGGACTCAAGCGCGTCTACGCGGCCCTGCGCCAGATGGACGAGGAGCTGACCCGCTCCAAATGGTCCAAGACCGAACTGCCCGCCGAGCTGTCCGCCGAGCTGGAGAAGATCGAGTCCGAGTGGACCCGGAGCATGGAAGACGATCTGAACACCGCCGGGGCCATGGGCCAGCTTTTCAATGCCGTGCGCCTTTCCGGCCGGATCGTGGACGACAAGGCCCTGCGCAAGTCCGAGGGGGCCAAGGCGCTTTGGCAGCGCATCCGTTCCGATGTGGCCGAATGGGCCAAGGTCTTCGGGGTCTTCGAGCGCGAGCCCGCCGCGTTCCTGGACGAACTCAAGACCAGCCGCGCCGCGCGCAAGGGCATCGACCCCGCCAAGGTGGAGGCGCTCATGGCCGCGCGCCTGGAAGCCAAGAAAGCCAAGAACTTCGAGGAGTCCGACCGCATCCGCGACGAGCTGGCCGCACTGGGCGTCGAGGTCAAGGACACGCCCCAAGGCCCGGTCTGGGACGCCTAG
- a CDS encoding response regulator: MNGGHFRDKETERRNHGGQVPPQAGECTGPDALDILNSLSAHVALLDEQGRILAVNRAWKRFAALNGGDPAQLGAGVDYLRICKGALDSEEDPYASVALDGLRKVLRGELEEFRLHYPCHSPTRERWFLMQATPISGGNGVVVSHLDVSERYQLTRMLLDSNTRLESTLRGHCNEFLEASKLLDRLLRDLNSGTPMGGGHGHEDPRPVLERLAAALAALADTAEATERPLSGDSGGSDDDAPSLPRPSVLLAEEDSLTAYVLRTLLEQAGYHVQIVEDGPSALALLKSKAFDIFLVDAQLPYLNGEETARTVRDAAKPGSRRLPIVCLSPPGYGCQAFEGEDSPFDVCVAAPHKEQELLNALGSLLRKEIS, translated from the coding sequence ATGAATGGCGGACACTTTCGGGACAAAGAAACCGAACGGCGAAACCACGGCGGACAGGTGCCGCCGCAGGCCGGAGAATGCACCGGTCCCGACGCCCTGGACATTCTCAACTCCCTTTCCGCGCATGTGGCCCTGCTGGACGAGCAGGGGCGCATTCTCGCCGTGAACCGGGCCTGGAAACGCTTCGCCGCGCTCAATGGCGGCGACCCGGCGCAGCTCGGCGCGGGCGTGGACTACCTGCGCATCTGCAAGGGCGCCCTGGATTCCGAGGAAGACCCCTACGCCTCGGTGGCGCTGGACGGGCTGCGCAAGGTGCTGCGCGGCGAGCTGGAAGAATTCCGGCTGCACTATCCCTGTCACTCTCCCACGCGGGAACGCTGGTTCCTGATGCAGGCCACCCCGATATCCGGCGGGAACGGCGTCGTGGTATCCCATCTGGACGTTTCCGAACGCTACCAGCTCACGCGGATGCTCCTGGACAGCAACACGCGGCTCGAATCCACGCTGCGGGGACATTGCAACGAATTCCTGGAGGCGAGCAAGCTGCTCGACCGGCTCCTGCGCGACCTGAATTCCGGGACTCCCATGGGCGGCGGGCATGGGCATGAAGACCCCCGCCCCGTGCTGGAACGTCTTGCCGCGGCTCTTGCCGCGCTCGCGGACACGGCCGAGGCCACGGAACGCCCCCTTTCCGGGGACTCCGGCGGGAGCGATGACGACGCGCCGAGCCTTCCCAGGCCGAGCGTGCTGCTCGCCGAAGAGGACAGCCTGACCGCGTACGTGCTCCGAACGCTCCTGGAACAAGCCGGGTACCATGTGCAGATCGTCGAGGACGGACCTTCCGCCCTTGCCCTGCTGAAATCGAAAGCGTTCGACATCTTTCTCGTGGACGCGCAGCTGCCCTACCTGAACGGCGAGGAGACCGCGCGCACCGTCCGGGACGCCGCGAAGCCCGGAAGCCGCCGCCTGCCCATCGTCTGCCTTTCCCCGCCGGGCTACGGCTGCCAGGCATTCGAAGGCGAAGATTCCCCCTTCGACGTCTGCGTGGCCGCCCCCCACAAGGAACAGGAGTTGCTGAACGCCCTTGGGAGCCTGCTGCGCAAGGAGATATCTTAA
- a CDS encoding NAD(P)-dependent oxidoreductase — MGRHIIEEASRCLQCKRPLCSKGCPVGTPVNDMIKTFLEGDIRRAGELLFQNNPLSVVCSLICPHEKFCEGHCILGKKSAPVQVSDIENYVSRYYLEQFQPQRPVRDSNGTRIAVIGSGPAGLTVAFIMASQGFDVTIFESEEHIGGVLRYGIPAFRLPKDILERIREMLLKLGVKIRPNMTIGPVIGLDDLFRDEYRAIFVGTGVWNPRPLRIAGETLGHVHYAINYLKNPDSYWIGKKVAIIGAGNVAMDVARTALRKGADDVTILYRRGEEHMTATRYEYDYAKLDGVRFRFQTAPLEIVEGGLHCARTRLAIDEQGRTRVETLEQEREFFPADSIFIAASQAPRTNLTGMEIGRTGLVITDEEGRTSRDGVFASGDVVTGAKTVAEAVSRSKRSAQAMLQYLARQG, encoded by the coding sequence ATGGGGAGACACATCATCGAAGAGGCGTCGCGCTGCCTGCAATGCAAGCGCCCGCTCTGCAGCAAGGGCTGCCCCGTCGGCACTCCCGTCAACGACATGATCAAGACCTTTCTGGAAGGAGACATCCGCCGGGCCGGAGAACTGCTCTTCCAGAACAACCCGCTTTCCGTGGTCTGCTCGCTGATCTGCCCGCACGAGAAATTCTGCGAGGGACACTGCATCCTCGGAAAGAAAAGCGCGCCGGTCCAGGTCAGCGACATCGAGAACTACGTCTCCCGCTACTACCTGGAGCAGTTCCAGCCGCAGCGGCCCGTGCGGGACAGCAACGGCACCCGCATCGCCGTCATCGGCTCCGGGCCTGCCGGGCTGACAGTGGCCTTCATCATGGCCTCGCAAGGGTTCGACGTCACTATCTTCGAATCCGAGGAACACATCGGCGGCGTCCTGCGCTACGGCATTCCCGCCTTTCGGCTGCCCAAGGACATCCTTGAGCGGATTCGGGAGATGCTGCTGAAGCTGGGCGTGAAGATCCGGCCGAACATGACCATCGGCCCGGTCATCGGCCTGGACGACCTCTTCCGCGACGAGTACCGGGCCATCTTCGTGGGCACCGGAGTCTGGAACCCCCGGCCGCTGCGCATCGCCGGGGAAACCCTCGGCCACGTGCACTACGCCATCAACTACCTCAAGAACCCCGACAGCTACTGGATCGGCAAGAAGGTCGCCATCATCGGCGCGGGCAACGTGGCCATGGACGTGGCCCGGACCGCGCTCCGCAAGGGCGCCGACGACGTGACCATCCTCTACCGCCGGGGCGAGGAGCACATGACCGCCACCCGGTACGAATACGACTACGCCAAGCTGGACGGCGTCCGCTTCCGGTTCCAGACCGCGCCGCTGGAAATCGTGGAAGGCGGACTGCATTGCGCCCGGACCCGGCTCGCTATCGACGAGCAGGGCAGGACGCGGGTCGAAACCCTGGAGCAGGAGCGGGAGTTCTTTCCGGCGGATTCCATCTTCATCGCGGCCAGCCAGGCTCCCCGCACCAATCTCACCGGCATGGAGATCGGCAGGACCGGGCTGGTCATCACGGACGAGGAAGGCCGCACCAGCCGCGACGGCGTGTTCGCCTCCGGCGACGTGGTCACCGGGGCCAAGACCGTGGCCGAGGCCGTGAGCCGCTCGAAGCGTTCCGCGCAGGCCATGCTGCAATACCTCGCCCGCCAGGGCTGA
- a CDS encoding cation:proton antiporter domain-containing protein produces MGIASDIILVVVAALVCGLLARRLGQPLILGYIVAGVLLGPHTGGVTVSSVHEIEMLAEIGVALLLFGIGLEFSLSDLRPVRGVALVGTPIQIGLIVAYGWGIGIWFGWDWEPSLWLGALLSLSSTMVILKTLESQGLMGTLSSRVMIGMLIVQDLAVVPMLVILPILGELGGDALGGMALLGWAVFKASAFLGLMILVGARVIPWLMKRVARTNSSELFLVTTSAMALGIGYGTYLFGLSFAFGAFVAGLVISESDYSHHALSSILPLRDLFGLLFFASVGMLLDPGFLVDHWKGILLLVGLTMAGKSVVCAGLARAFGYVNIVPLAVGLTMFQVGELSFLLAKVGREAGALNPEQYGLILSTAIVTMILTPPASRLAGPLYRVQRRFFQRESVQSVNVTGDWLRDHVIVVGGGRVGGFLARVLAGADVHYVVMEAEHRAFEALKARGVPVIYGDATQRAVLEAAHPGHARLLMVTVPAFSVVRQVVELTRSLAPDLGIVARADGMEQMRRMRELGANQVVQPTLETGLEFARKALRCLGLPPGAVQRFADAVQGDDYAALAGNGGLQASLHQLEALRAVEIIWRRVAQGGPLEGKSIAGLGIRGRTGVSVVGVLRAGLMLPNPDIHMPLEADDMLALIGGPKEQRRFEKEYGADSLVEAPDCEKVPV; encoded by the coding sequence GTGGGAATCGCATCGGACATTATTCTCGTGGTGGTGGCCGCCCTGGTCTGCGGGCTTCTGGCGCGCCGCCTGGGCCAGCCGCTGATCCTCGGCTACATCGTGGCCGGGGTGCTCCTGGGTCCGCACACGGGCGGCGTGACCGTCTCCTCCGTGCATGAGATCGAAATGCTTGCGGAGATCGGCGTGGCCCTGCTGCTGTTCGGCATCGGCCTGGAATTCTCCCTTTCGGACCTGCGGCCCGTGCGCGGCGTGGCCCTGGTGGGCACGCCCATACAGATCGGGCTCATCGTGGCCTACGGCTGGGGCATCGGCATCTGGTTCGGCTGGGACTGGGAGCCGTCCCTCTGGCTCGGCGCGCTGCTTTCGCTTTCCAGCACCATGGTCATCCTCAAGACCCTGGAAAGCCAAGGGCTCATGGGCACGCTCTCCAGCCGCGTCATGATTGGAATGCTCATTGTCCAGGATCTCGCCGTGGTGCCCATGCTGGTGATCTTGCCCATTCTCGGCGAGCTGGGCGGGGACGCGCTGGGCGGCATGGCCCTGCTGGGCTGGGCGGTCTTCAAGGCTTCCGCATTCCTGGGGCTGATGATCCTCGTGGGCGCGCGGGTGATTCCCTGGCTGATGAAGCGGGTGGCCCGGACCAACTCCTCCGAGCTTTTTCTGGTGACCACCAGCGCCATGGCCCTGGGCATCGGCTACGGCACGTATCTTTTCGGGCTGTCCTTCGCCTTCGGCGCGTTCGTGGCCGGGCTGGTCATCAGCGAGTCCGACTACAGCCACCACGCCCTCTCCAGCATCCTGCCCCTGCGCGACCTGTTCGGCCTGCTGTTCTTCGCCTCGGTGGGCATGCTCCTGGATCCCGGGTTCCTGGTCGACCACTGGAAGGGCATCCTGCTGCTCGTGGGCCTGACCATGGCGGGCAAGAGCGTTGTCTGCGCGGGGCTGGCCAGGGCCTTCGGCTACGTGAACATCGTGCCCCTGGCCGTGGGGCTGACCATGTTTCAGGTGGGCGAGCTGTCCTTTCTGCTGGCCAAGGTGGGCCGCGAGGCCGGCGCGCTGAATCCGGAGCAGTACGGCCTGATCCTTTCCACGGCCATCGTGACCATGATCCTGACCCCGCCCGCGTCCCGGCTGGCCGGGCCGCTCTACCGCGTGCAGCGCCGCTTTTTCCAGCGGGAATCCGTGCAGAGCGTGAACGTGACCGGCGACTGGCTGCGCGACCACGTCATCGTGGTCGGCGGCGGCCGCGTGGGCGGGTTTTTGGCGCGGGTGCTGGCTGGGGCCGACGTGCATTACGTGGTCATGGAGGCGGAACACCGCGCCTTTGAGGCGCTCAAGGCCCGGGGCGTGCCCGTGATCTATGGGGACGCCACCCAGCGCGCCGTGCTGGAGGCGGCCCATCCAGGTCATGCCAGGCTGCTCATGGTCACGGTGCCGGCCTTTTCCGTGGTCCGGCAGGTCGTGGAGCTGACGCGCTCCCTGGCCCCGGACCTGGGCATCGTGGCCCGCGCGGACGGCATGGAACAAATGCGGCGGATGCGCGAGCTGGGCGCGAATCAGGTCGTTCAGCCCACGCTGGAGACGGGTCTGGAGTTCGCGCGCAAGGCGCTGCGCTGCCTGGGGCTGCCTCCGGGAGCGGTGCAGCGTTTCGCGGACGCGGTGCAGGGCGACGACTACGCGGCACTGGCCGGCAACGGCGGGCTGCAAGCCTCGCTGCACCAGCTGGAGGCGCTGCGCGCGGTGGAGATCATCTGGCGGCGGGTGGCGCAGGGCGGACCGCTGGAAGGGAAGAGCATCGCCGGGCTGGGAATTCGCGGCCGTACGGGAGTTTCCGTGGTCGGCGTGCTGCGCGCAGGGCTCATGCTGCCGAACCCCGACATTCATATGCCCCTGGAGGCGGACGACATGCTCGCGCTCATCGGCGGCCCCAAGGAGCAACGCCGCTTCGAGAAGGAGTACGGCGCGGACTCGCTCGTCGAGGCACCGGACTGCGAAAAAGTTCCTGTCTGA